The following are encoded in a window of Nakamurella sp. A5-74 genomic DNA:
- a CDS encoding SDR family oxidoreductase, giving the protein MTAAHPLAVTGSTGALGGLVARLLADSAVPQRLLVRDPSRAPVLPRTSVHRSDYADRAAVQAALEGVEVLFMVSAAESADRLDQHRSFVDAAAAAGVRQVVYTSFLAAASDAIFTLARDHFATEEHIKASGMGWTFLRDSFYLDFVASVVGDDDVIRGPGGTGRCAFVSRADVARTAAVILQDPGSHLGCRYDLTGPEALSFAEAAEQLSAARRTITYHDESVEEAYESRRKWPAPAWQYDAWVSTYSAIASGDLAEVSTAVLDITGRAPITLAQHLATANPPA; this is encoded by the coding sequence ATGACCGCTGCGCATCCCCTTGCGGTGACCGGATCCACCGGCGCTCTCGGCGGCCTGGTCGCCCGGCTCCTGGCCGATTCCGCTGTGCCGCAACGGCTGTTGGTCCGTGATCCCTCCCGGGCGCCCGTGCTGCCGCGCACCTCGGTGCACCGATCCGACTACGCCGACAGAGCCGCCGTGCAGGCTGCTCTGGAGGGCGTGGAGGTCCTGTTCATGGTGTCGGCCGCCGAGAGCGCCGACCGACTGGACCAGCACCGCAGCTTCGTCGATGCGGCCGCGGCTGCCGGGGTGCGGCAGGTGGTCTACACCTCGTTCCTGGCCGCAGCGTCGGACGCGATCTTCACGCTGGCGCGCGACCACTTCGCGACCGAAGAGCACATCAAAGCCTCCGGGATGGGCTGGACCTTCCTGCGCGACAGTTTCTATCTCGACTTCGTGGCGTCCGTGGTCGGTGACGACGACGTCATCAGGGGTCCGGGCGGAACGGGTCGCTGCGCCTTCGTCTCCCGTGCCGATGTGGCACGCACGGCCGCGGTGATCCTGCAGGACCCGGGGTCCCACCTCGGTTGCCGCTACGACCTCACCGGGCCGGAGGCGTTGTCGTTCGCCGAGGCAGCGGAACAGCTGAGTGCGGCCCGGCGGACGATCACCTATCACGACGAAAGTGTCGAGGAGGCCTACGAATCACGCCGGAAGTGGCCGGCGCCGGCGTGGCAGTACGACGCCTGGGTGAGCACCTACTCCGCGATCGCCTCCGGGGACCTGGCCGAGGTGAGCACCGCGGTGCTCGACATCACCGGGAGGGCGCCGATCACGCTGGCCCAGCACCTCGCGACCGCGAATCCGCCTGCCTGA
- a CDS encoding DUF222 domain-containing protein, which produces MNGTGEASVADIREHAAALSAGLKTLHTNVFQCPTGELGDFLSELAELRALAGAACVIVTADAESRGVIEASQSASTRGWVAEHGWHSRREATTIAKAAHILRRPELAEITDSIRTADLDLPTAVVVQGEYDKLAPELLLGAHPIVLKQLVNHGAEHGPRGVRELRQWILAHHGKQDELADFQDRCRRHISLSSPTETSTGLHEYRLVVDNEGLTILEAAIQTLSAPRPDRDTGELDGRPVDRRRGEALIDALRRSVLAQGQGVTAAPTATVNVTINLDDLQQRAGAGTCTGTIADGTLLAPDTVRKLACDAGIIPMVLGADGAVLDCGKEQRLFTLAQKRVLWQRDRHCTFPGCDIPAQWCDAHHLVHWIDGGPTDLDNAALLCPAHHTIVHRDELNGEVTAGQVIWDRRPGSYRPTRRPEQARRSAAGSNRLPRQRGAPLPLRT; this is translated from the coding sequence ATGAACGGCACCGGTGAAGCGAGCGTCGCGGACATCCGCGAACACGCCGCAGCACTGAGCGCCGGACTGAAAACCCTGCACACCAACGTGTTCCAGTGCCCCACCGGCGAGCTGGGCGACTTCCTGAGTGAACTCGCCGAACTCCGCGCCTTGGCCGGCGCTGCCTGTGTGATCGTCACTGCGGACGCCGAGTCCCGGGGCGTCATCGAAGCATCCCAGTCCGCCTCGACCCGCGGCTGGGTCGCAGAACACGGCTGGCACTCCCGCCGCGAAGCGACCACCATCGCGAAAGCCGCGCACATCCTGCGACGACCAGAACTCGCCGAGATCACCGACTCCATCCGCACCGCCGACCTCGACCTGCCCACCGCCGTCGTGGTGCAGGGCGAGTACGACAAACTCGCGCCCGAGCTGCTGCTCGGCGCCCACCCCATCGTGCTGAAGCAACTGGTGAACCACGGCGCTGAACACGGACCCCGCGGCGTCAGAGAACTGCGGCAATGGATCCTGGCGCACCACGGGAAACAGGACGAACTCGCCGACTTCCAGGACCGCTGCCGCCGACACATCTCACTGTCATCGCCGACCGAAACGTCGACCGGGCTGCACGAATACCGACTCGTCGTCGACAACGAAGGCCTCACCATCCTCGAAGCAGCGATCCAGACCCTCTCCGCACCCCGACCCGACAGAGATACCGGGGAGCTTGACGGCCGGCCCGTCGATCGGCGGCGTGGTGAGGCGCTGATCGACGCGCTGCGCCGCTCCGTCCTCGCCCAAGGTCAGGGCGTCACGGCAGCACCGACCGCGACCGTGAACGTCACCATCAACCTCGACGACCTGCAGCAACGCGCCGGCGCCGGCACCTGCACCGGAACCATCGCCGACGGCACCCTGCTGGCACCCGACACAGTTCGCAAGCTCGCCTGCGACGCCGGGATCATCCCGATGGTCCTCGGCGCCGACGGCGCCGTGCTGGACTGCGGCAAGGAACAGCGCTTGTTCACCCTCGCCCAGAAACGCGTGCTGTGGCAGCGGGATCGGCACTGCACCTTCCCAGGCTGCGACATCCCCGCCCAGTGGTGCGACGCCCACCACCTCGTCCACTGGATCGACGGCGGACCCACCGACCTCGACAACGCCGCACTGCTCTGCCCGGCCCACCACACCATCGTCCACCGCGACGAACTGAACGGCGAAGTCACCGCCGGACAGGTCATCTGGGACCGCCGACCCGGCTCCTACCGACCAACACGACGTCCCGAGCAAGCCCGCCGGTCAGCCGCGGGCTCGAACCGACTACCACGACAACGCGGAGCACCCCTTCCCCTGCGGACGTGA
- a CDS encoding PRC-barrel domain-containing protein, producing MTLFSEASGRQVVSTGNAATVGKIKHFIVDAASQKVVGLRLSKTPDHGTVLPWQAIHSFGADAVTIADANLIVEPDAQLAALDVKQHTIIGKQVLTTEGRKVGSVVDVDFDPADGRVVSLVLGDHSIDGTTFIGVGSYAVVVKA from the coding sequence ATGACTCTGTTCAGCGAGGCCTCCGGACGCCAGGTCGTCAGCACCGGGAACGCCGCGACCGTCGGCAAGATCAAGCACTTCATCGTCGACGCGGCGTCGCAGAAGGTGGTCGGACTTCGACTTTCCAAGACGCCGGACCACGGAACGGTGCTGCCCTGGCAGGCCATCCATTCCTTCGGTGCCGATGCGGTGACGATCGCCGACGCGAATCTGATCGTCGAGCCCGACGCACAGCTTGCCGCCCTGGATGTCAAGCAGCACACCATCATCGGCAAGCAGGTGCTCACCACGGAGGGTCGGAAGGTGGGCAGCGTCGTCGACGTCGACTTCGATCCCGCTGACGGCCGCGTGGTCTCCCTGGTGCTGGGTGACCACTCGATCGACGGCACGACCTTCATCGGCGTCGGTTCGTACGCGGTCGTCGTCAAGGCTTGA
- a CDS encoding antibiotic biosynthesis monooxygenase has product MTVVKINAITVPADSGDELAHRFAARAGAVDGAAGFEGFELFKPTDERTQWLVVTRWRDEASFQSWLASPSFAHGHRNAAERAGEQASDRPVSTHSEVWSYEIAGGSTPV; this is encoded by the coding sequence ATGACCGTCGTGAAGATCAACGCCATCACCGTCCCCGCTGACTCCGGTGACGAGCTCGCCCACCGTTTCGCTGCCCGCGCCGGCGCCGTCGACGGTGCCGCAGGGTTCGAGGGATTCGAGCTGTTCAAGCCGACCGACGAGCGCACCCAGTGGCTGGTCGTGACCCGGTGGCGCGATGAGGCCAGCTTCCAGTCCTGGCTCGCCTCGCCGTCGTTCGCCCACGGACACCGCAATGCCGCGGAACGCGCGGGGGAGCAGGCGTCGGACCGTCCGGTGAGCACCCACAGTGAGGTCTGGTCGTACGAGATCGCCGGCGGCTCGACGCCTGTGTGA
- a CDS encoding Gfo/Idh/MocA family oxidoreductase, whose translation MAESVRWGVLGTANIAARAFLPALRDAGGRALVVGSRSPDRGRAWAAENQVAGSAGYEAVIADPAVQAIYVALPNDQHARWAAAALAAGKVVLCEKPMALDAAQAGRLLQAVPAGGLLWESFVFPFHPQTALLRSLIADGRIGALSEIVSEFHFRVSSAGNIRLDPDRGGGALYDVGCYPIRLARLLCSAEPLRASGSATIIGVDRDLAAVVDFPGVRLVVSAGLHRAPSTFTRIIGTSGELRVSNPFHPLATDTVELWTDGERQQTWSADGVPAFQHAIAHIHQVMAGQAAPEYLAVGDALAQAEAMDLVRRGISAS comes from the coding sequence ATGGCTGAGTCGGTCCGCTGGGGTGTCCTCGGCACCGCCAACATCGCCGCGCGCGCCTTCCTGCCGGCGCTGCGGGACGCCGGCGGCCGGGCACTGGTGGTCGGCTCCCGATCGCCGGATCGCGGTCGCGCATGGGCGGCCGAGAACCAGGTGGCCGGTTCGGCGGGTTACGAGGCGGTGATCGCCGATCCGGCGGTGCAGGCGATCTACGTCGCTCTGCCGAACGACCAGCATGCTCGCTGGGCCGCGGCGGCACTCGCTGCCGGCAAGGTGGTGCTGTGCGAGAAGCCGATGGCGCTGGATGCAGCGCAGGCAGGCAGGCTCCTGCAGGCGGTTCCGGCCGGCGGTCTGCTCTGGGAGTCCTTCGTGTTCCCGTTCCATCCGCAGACCGCGTTGCTCCGCTCGCTGATCGCCGACGGCCGGATCGGCGCGCTGTCCGAGATCGTCTCCGAGTTCCACTTCCGGGTGTCGTCGGCGGGCAACATTCGGCTGGACCCGGACCGGGGCGGCGGAGCGCTGTACGACGTCGGGTGCTACCCGATCCGGCTGGCGCGGCTGCTCTGCAGCGCGGAACCGTTGCGCGCCAGCGGGAGTGCGACAATCATCGGCGTCGACCGTGATCTGGCAGCGGTGGTGGACTTCCCCGGTGTGCGGCTGGTGGTCTCGGCAGGCCTGCACCGCGCCCCCTCGACGTTCACCCGGATCATCGGTACCTCCGGTGAGCTCAGGGTCAGCAATCCGTTCCACCCGCTGGCCACCGACACGGTCGAGCTGTGGACCGACGGTGAGCGGCAGCAGACCTGGTCAGCGGACGGTGTCCCGGCCTTCCAGCATGCCATCGCCCACATCCATCAGGTGATGGCCGGCCAGGCCGCCCCCGAGTATCTTGCTGTCGGCGATGCGCTCGCGCAGGCCGAGGCGATGGACCTGGTGCGGCGCGGGATCTCGGCCTCATGA
- a CDS encoding D-2-hydroxyacid dehydrogenase produces the protein MRAPSRPKVLICSQLEPEHVQRIADAAACELLYEPELLPTSRFPGDHGGHPPALTAARHQRWSALLAVAEIAFDFDWRSPGTMTETAPQLRWVQATSAGIGAFVQRHGLDEADLILTTAAGTHAAPLAEFAITGALHFVKDVPGLLAAQREHRWQRGVCGQLAGRSATVVGLGSIGRRVVELYSSLGLRVTGVGRPGQRYDLPVRVVDTDGLDAELPDTDILVLACPLTAQTTNLINAARVALLPPGAIVVNVARGAVIDEAALTTALTSGHLAGAALDVFTVEPLPDGSPLWDLPNVLLSPHSASTAAQENELLTDLFIDNLQRYLDGRELRNRYHGERGY, from the coding sequence ATGAGAGCCCCTTCGCGGCCGAAGGTGCTGATCTGCAGTCAACTGGAGCCCGAACACGTGCAGCGGATCGCCGACGCGGCCGCGTGTGAGCTGCTGTACGAGCCGGAGCTGTTGCCCACCAGCCGATTCCCGGGTGATCACGGCGGTCACCCGCCGGCTCTGACCGCCGCTCGACACCAGCGGTGGTCCGCGCTGCTGGCGGTGGCCGAGATCGCCTTCGACTTCGACTGGCGGTCGCCCGGCACGATGACCGAGACGGCCCCCCAACTGCGCTGGGTCCAGGCCACCAGCGCCGGTATCGGTGCCTTCGTGCAGCGTCACGGGCTGGACGAAGCCGACCTGATCCTCACCACGGCAGCGGGCACGCATGCCGCTCCGCTGGCGGAGTTCGCGATCACCGGTGCATTGCACTTCGTCAAGGACGTCCCCGGACTGCTGGCAGCGCAACGGGAACACCGCTGGCAACGCGGGGTGTGCGGCCAACTCGCCGGACGCAGCGCCACCGTCGTGGGGTTGGGGTCCATCGGTCGCCGGGTGGTGGAGCTGTATTCGTCGTTGGGGCTGCGGGTCACCGGAGTCGGACGACCGGGTCAGCGCTACGACCTCCCGGTGCGTGTCGTCGACACCGACGGGCTCGACGCCGAACTACCGGACACCGACATCCTGGTCCTGGCCTGCCCGCTGACGGCGCAGACCACGAACCTGATCAACGCTGCCCGGGTCGCGCTGCTCCCGCCCGGCGCGATCGTCGTCAACGTGGCCCGTGGTGCGGTGATCGACGAGGCGGCCCTGACCACCGCCTTGACCTCCGGCCACCTCGCCGGGGCGGCGCTCGATGTCTTCACGGTCGAACCGCTACCGGACGGTTCGCCACTCTGGGATCTGCCGAACGTTCTCCTCTCGCCACACTCGGCATCCACTGCAGCACAGGAGAACGAGCTGCTCACCGACCTGTTCATCGACAACTTGCAGCGGTACCTGGACGGAAGGGAGCTGCGCAACCGGTACCACGGCGAGCGAGGCTACTGA
- a CDS encoding PRC-barrel domain-containing protein: protein MSTLLRARDLAKLPVVTYGGEDVAQLKDIVYAGNGGQITAFTLAGRSLFSGPLKVALAWSRVVGLGPDAVIVETQEHFAPLDAILASDGVEGGGSGHGDVLGSQVLTDTGTAIGVVSDVIIGVTAPGGLADVVGYEIKPAESLGRGEQPLLIPLPDTMSASGQHLVVPEAATGYLTDDLNAFGAAVDAFRTQIGNNR from the coding sequence ATGAGCACCCTGTTGCGAGCCCGCGACCTCGCCAAGCTGCCCGTCGTGACGTACGGCGGTGAGGACGTCGCGCAGCTGAAAGACATCGTCTACGCGGGCAACGGTGGGCAGATAACTGCCTTCACGTTGGCCGGCCGGAGCCTGTTCTCCGGGCCACTGAAGGTGGCGCTGGCCTGGAGCCGCGTCGTCGGTCTCGGACCGGACGCGGTGATCGTCGAGACGCAGGAGCACTTCGCGCCCCTGGACGCGATCCTCGCGTCCGATGGGGTCGAGGGAGGTGGGTCGGGTCACGGCGACGTGCTCGGTTCGCAGGTGCTCACCGACACCGGCACCGCGATCGGTGTGGTGTCGGACGTCATCATCGGCGTCACAGCACCGGGCGGACTCGCCGACGTCGTCGGATACGAGATCAAGCCCGCCGAGTCCCTCGGTCGCGGGGAACAGCCGCTGCTGATCCCGTTGCCGGACACGATGTCCGCCTCGGGTCAGCACCTGGTCGTGCCGGAGGCAGCGACCGGCTATCTCACTGACGACCTGAACGCCTTCGGTGCAGCGGTGGATGCCTTCCGTACCCAGATCGGAAACAACCGATGA
- a CDS encoding amino acid permease, with protein sequence MAEPEIDEDSARLAEMGYTQELHRGMSAFSNFAVSFSIISILAGCITSYRIALTSGGPSAITVGWAVVGLFVLCVAMSMAEVCSRYPTAGGLYFWAGELAKSNKRAWAWVVGWFNFMGEIAVTAAIDYGCALTWMAFMNLVWGIEVTPGRTFLLFVGIIIAHALLNAFGVNLVSLLSNISAWWHVVGVLIIVVALWVLPEKHQDVGWTLFGWHNETGWTFGPYVLLLGLLMAQYTYTGYDASAHVAEETRNASRSAPRGIVLSVLVSVIGGFILLYSITAAIPDRSEAGLTALAASDTGLPPAQIFLDALGSPTVAKFLLAIVCVAQFFCGMASVTANSRMTFAFSRDKALPGSRLWSKVNPRTGTPTNSIWFCVTLSVLLAIPSLFNVTAYFAVTSIAVIGLYIAYVVPVFLRLRRPDFVQGPWNLGRWSKPIGWISVVWVVLICILFVLPPLNPVTVDTFNYAPIAVLVVLSISGVMWLAVGRKHFMSGRPVPSDKPVPLDK encoded by the coding sequence ATGGCCGAACCAGAGATCGACGAGGATTCCGCCCGTCTCGCCGAGATGGGTTACACGCAGGAACTGCACCGCGGCATGTCCGCGTTCTCGAACTTCGCCGTGTCGTTCTCGATCATCTCGATCCTGGCCGGCTGCATCACGTCCTACCGGATCGCCCTGACATCCGGTGGCCCGTCGGCCATCACGGTCGGTTGGGCGGTGGTCGGGCTGTTCGTGCTCTGCGTCGCGATGTCGATGGCTGAGGTCTGTTCCCGGTACCCGACGGCCGGCGGTCTCTACTTCTGGGCCGGTGAGCTCGCCAAGAGCAACAAGCGCGCATGGGCCTGGGTGGTCGGCTGGTTCAACTTCATGGGTGAGATCGCCGTCACCGCCGCGATCGACTACGGCTGTGCCCTCACCTGGATGGCGTTCATGAACCTGGTCTGGGGCATCGAGGTGACCCCCGGCCGGACTTTCCTGCTGTTCGTCGGCATCATCATCGCCCACGCGCTGCTGAACGCCTTCGGCGTCAACCTGGTGTCGTTGCTGTCCAACATCTCCGCCTGGTGGCATGTCGTCGGCGTGCTGATCATCGTGGTGGCGCTGTGGGTGCTGCCGGAGAAACACCAGGACGTCGGGTGGACGCTGTTCGGCTGGCACAACGAGACCGGCTGGACCTTCGGGCCGTACGTGCTGCTGCTCGGCCTGCTGATGGCGCAATACACCTACACCGGCTACGACGCCTCGGCGCACGTCGCCGAGGAGACCAGGAACGCCTCCCGCAGCGCGCCGCGCGGCATCGTGCTGAGCGTGCTGGTGTCGGTGATCGGCGGGTTCATCCTGCTGTACTCGATCACCGCCGCGATCCCCGACCGTTCCGAAGCCGGATTGACCGCCCTGGCCGCCAGCGACACCGGGCTGCCGCCCGCACAGATCTTCCTCGACGCCCTGGGCAGTCCCACCGTGGCCAAGTTCCTGCTGGCCATCGTTTGTGTCGCGCAGTTCTTCTGCGGGATGGCGTCCGTGACGGCCAACTCCCGGATGACGTTCGCCTTCAGCCGCGACAAGGCACTGCCCGGGTCACGACTGTGGTCGAAGGTCAACCCGCGTACCGGAACTCCGACCAACTCGATCTGGTTCTGCGTCACCCTGTCGGTGCTGCTGGCAATCCCGTCGCTGTTCAACGTCACCGCCTATTTCGCGGTGACGTCCATCGCTGTGATCGGGCTCTACATCGCCTACGTGGTGCCGGTGTTCCTGAGACTGCGTCGCCCCGACTTCGTGCAGGGCCCGTGGAATCTCGGTCGCTGGAGCAAGCCGATCGGCTGGATCTCGGTGGTCTGGGTGGTGCTGATCTGCATCCTGTTCGTGCTGCCCCCGCTCAACCCCGTCACAGTCGACACGTTCAACTACGCCCCGATCGCGGTGCTCGTCGTCCTCTCGATCTCCGGCGTCATGTGGCTGGCCGTGGGGCGTAAGCACTTCATGTCCGGCCGTCCCGTTCCGTCGGACAAGCCCGTCCCCCTGGACAAGTGA